A stretch of DNA from Micromonospora sp. NBC_01813:
GTCGACGGCTGGAAGTTCATCGGCCAGACCCCGCTGGTCCGTGGCCTGGTGCTGGGCATCTTCGGCGCCTTCGCCGGCGGCGGCATCGTCATCGGCACCGCCAAGTTCTTCACCGCGTCGCTCAGCGCCGGCGACGCCGCCTTCTACCTGCTGTTCGCCGCGCTCTTCGTCGGCCTGGGCACCGGCATCGGGCTCGGCCCGGCGGTGGTACGGGACCTGTCCCGGCGGCGCTGGTTCGGCCTGAGCATCATGCTGGCCAGCGGCTCCGTGTTGATCCTCGCCCTGTCCATCCACCTGTCGATGGCCATCCTCGGGGCGGTGCTGGTCGGCGCGGCGGCCGGGATGGCGTTCCTGGCCGGGATCACCCTGCTCGGCGGCGAGATCGCCGACGAGGTCCGGGGCCGGGTCTTCGCGGTCGTGCAGACCGGCACCCGCGTCGTGCTGATGCTGGCCATCTCGCTGAGCAGCGTGCTGGTCGGCGTCGGCGGATCCCGGCAGCTCCAGGTGGCGAACCTGGGCGTCTCGTTCTCCTCGACCCGACTGCTGCTGCTGCTCGCCGGGGCGTTCGGCATCTTCGCCGGGATCAGCGCGTTCCGCCAGATGGACGACAAGCCGGGCGTGCCGATCCTGGCCGACCTGTGGGGATCGATCCGGGGCCGGCCGCTGGCCGCCGCCGAGCCGTTCACCGCCAGTGGGGTCTTCGTCGTCTTCGAAGGCGGCGAAGGAGCCGGCAAGTCGACCCAGGTGAGCGCGTTGGCGCAGACGTTGCGCGGCCGTGGCCGGGAGGTGGTGGTCACCCGGGAGCCGGGGGCGACCGGCCTGGGCGAGAAGATCCGCCGGCTGGTGCTCGAAGGCGGCCCGGACGCACCGTCGCCCCGCGCCGAGGCGCTGTTGTACGCAGCCGACCGGGCGCACCACGTGACGACGGTGGTCCGACCGGCACTGGCCCGTGGTGCGGTGGTGATCAGCGACCGCTACGTCGACTCGTCCCTGGCGTACCAGGGGGCCGGGCGCACTCTCCCGGTCGACGAGGTGTCCTGGCTCTCCTCGTGGGCGACCGGCGGGTTGAAGCCTGACCTGGTGGTGTTGCTCGACATCGAGCCGCAGGCCGGGCTGGGGCGGGCCGAGCGGCGGGGCGGCGGCACCGACCGGCTGGAGAGCGAGTCGCTGGCCTTCCACGAGCGGGTCCGGTACGCCTTCCTGGACCTGGCCGCCGCCGACCCGAAGCGCTACCTGGTGCTGGACGCGGGCCGGGCCGTCGAGGAACTCCAGACCGAGGTGTTCACCCGGGTGGAGGTGCTGACCGGCCGCGCCGCCCCGGTCGAGCCGGGTGCCGAGGCGCTCGCCGACGCCGAAGCGGGCCAGCGGACGTGAGTGCCACGATGCTGCACGCGGACGTCTTCACCGAACTGGTCGGCCAGGACGAGGCGGTGCAGACGCTGCGCCGGGCGGCAGCCGCAGCCGCCGCCCTACTCGCCGCCGACGCGGCAGCCCGGGACCCCCGGGTGACCGTTGCCGACCCGGACCTTGAGCTCGGCCTTGACCCCGACCCCGACGATCCGCCGCCGTCGGCCGCGGCGATGACCCACGCCTGGATCTTCACCGGACCGCCCGGATCCGGCCGGTCGGTCGCCGCCCGCGCCCTCGCCGCAGCGCTGCAGTGTGTCCACGGCCGCGGCTGCGGGCAGTGCGCCGGCTGCCACACCACCAGCGCCGGAACCAACGCCGACGTCCGGTTCGTCGTGCCGGACGGCCTCTCCATCGGGGTGGGGGAGATGCGCGCCCTGGTGCTGCGGGCGGCGAGCACCCCGTCGGGCGGCCGCTGGCAGGTGCTGGTCATCGAGGACGCCGACCGGCTCACCGAGGCGGCCGGCAACGCGCTGCTCAAGGCGATCGAGGAACCTCCACCGAGGACGGTCTTCCTGCTCTGCACCCCGTCCACCCACCCGGACGACATCTCGGTCACCATCCGCTCCCGGTGCCGGGTGGTGGCGCTGCGCCAGCCACCGGCCGAGGCGGTCGCCAGTGTGCTCAGCGGGCGCGACGGCGTACCGGCGGAGATGGCGGCCTGGGCGGCGGCGGCCGCGCAGGGCCACGTCGGCCGCGCCCGACGACTGGCCCGGGACCCACAGGCCCGCGAACGCCGCGACGCCGTCCTCGCCGTGCCGCGCAGGTTGACCGGCGTCGGCGCCTGCTTCGACGCCGCCTCCGCGCTGATCGAGGCAGCCGAGGCGGAGGCGGCGGCAGCGGTCGCGGATATCGACGCCACCGAGCGGGCCGCCCTGCAGACCGCGCTCGGTGCCGGCGGCACCGGCCGGGGCGCGGCCGGAGCGGCCCGGGGCTCGGCCGGCCAGCTCAAGGAGTTGGAACGCCGGCAGAAGTCGCGGGCCACCCGGGCCCAGCGCGACGCCCTGGACCGGGCCCTGGTCGACCTGGCCGGCTTCTACCGGGACGTGCTGGTGGTGACGCTGCGGGCACCGGTCGCCCCGGTGCACACCGACATCGCGCCGCTCGCCGAGGCTGCTGCCGGAAAGTGGACAGCCGAGGCGACCCTGCGCCGCCTCGAAGCGATCCTGACCTGCAGGGAAGCGATCGCCACCAACGTCAAGCCGAAGATCGCCGTCGAAGCGATGATGCTCAGCCTCTGGCGCGGCTAGACCTCCGCCCGGTACGGTTCGGTGCCGTAGCGCAGCCCCATCCGTACGTTGGGTGCAGACCGGAGTCTGCGGCCCACCTGCCGGCGATGGTGAGGAGCCCGGTGGCCCGTGAAATCGACGAGGCGTGGATCGAGGACGCGATCGAGCGGTACCGCCACATCGAGGCCCGGCAGGTCGAGTTCGACAAGGCGGTGCACACGGTCGAGGTGACGGTCCGCTCCCCGGACGGGACCGTCGAGATGGTGGTCGACGCCAGCGGCGCCGTCGTCGACGTACGGATCCTCGGCCCGCTGCACGCGCGCAGCAATGCCGACCTCGCCGGCGCGGTGCGTTCCACGGTCGCCGCCGCCGCCGACGCGGCCCGCTGGGCCCGGGAGAAACTGTGGGCCGAGTCGTTCGGCGCCGACCCGGCATCGACCTTCGGCACCCATCCGACGTCCCGGAGGGCCTGAGTTGGACGACACCGAGGCCTTGGCCGCCGAGTTGACCCGCTGCGCGGACCGGCTGACCGGCACCGCCCGCGATCTGGCCGGGTTCGCCGAAGCCGACCGGGCTCTCGGCGCAGACCAGCCCGGCCGGCTCGGCGCGCTGACCGGCGCGTTGGGCCAGCAGTGGCGGACCGCGCTGGCAGACCGGGCGGCCGAGGCAGCCGACGCCGGCCAGCGATTGTCCGACGCGGCGACCGGGCTGCGGTCGGCGGTCTCGGCGTACCGGGACAGCGACGCCGCCGCCCGGCGGCACCAGCCGGAGGGCCCCTGATGGACGCCCTGGACCGGGTCGCCGGGCCGGCCCTGGACCTGCTGGCCCGGGTGGACGACCAACTCGCCCGGCACGGCGCCGCCGCCGAGGATCCGGTCTGGCCGCTGTTGCGGCAGGTCCGCGCGTTGCCGGGGGACGCGGTGGCCGCGTTCCGCGCGGTGCGTCCGGCGCCGTTGGCCGCCGCCGGCGCCGCGATCCGCCCGCACCTCGACGGGTACGCCGAGGCAGCCGACGCGCTGGCCGGCCAGGTCGACTGGTCCGGGGCGGCGGCACAGGCGTACGACGCGGTCCGGGCCGCGCTGGCGACCAGGCTGACCGACAGCAGCGCCGGCCCGGTGAGCCCGGCGAGCCTGGCGGGCAACCTGGCGGCAACCGCCGGGTACGCCGAGGCACTCGCGGACTGGGTGTCGTCGAGCCGGTCGGCGTTGGCCGTGGTGCTGGCCGACGCACTGCGCTCGACCGAGGCGACAACCCTGGTCACCGCCGGAGTCCCTGGCGTCGCCTCCGGCCTGCCTGGCGTACGGGAGACGGCAGACGCCGCCGCCGCGCTCGCCGTACCGGTGCTCACGGTGTTGCTGGAGATCGCCGAGCAGGGCGAGGAGTTGCTGGCGCAGTGGCGTCCCCGGCTGGCCTTGGCGGGTGCGGCGGGTGTGGCCCCGGCACCGGGCGCAGTCGGGATGCGGCTCGACGGCGTGACCCGCCTGCGCTACTGACGGCGGTGTACCGGTGCGTTGTAGACGCCGTACGGTGCAGATGCCAACGGCGCCGCGCTCGGGAGCCAGGCTTTGCGCCTATTGCTCCGGCTGCGACGCCGTGGCCTTTCCCTGCACCCCCCGCAGGCTCTTGATACCGGTCTGAACGTGGCCGGCCGGGCACAGGTAACGGGGCCGCCGCCGGTTTCGTCCCTTCGGCCGACCCCGGTCGGCGGATCGGCCAGCACCGCTCGCCTTCTCGACGGACGTACGCCGACGTAGGGTAGGGCCCATGGGGATGCTCTGCGCGGTCAGTTTCAACCGGTACGGGCGTCTCTTCTACCTCGATCCGGGCGACCTGCGGCCGGCCGTCGGTGACAAGGTCCTGGTGCCCACCGAGGACGGCACCGAGGTCGCCGAGTGCGTATGGGCGCCGCAGTGGGTCGACGAGGAGACCGACGGGTTCCCCCGGGTCGCCGGGCTGGCCACCGACCAGGATCTGCACCGTGACGAGGTGCAGCGCAAGCGCAAGGCCGAGGCGAAGGTGGCGGCGAAGCGGCTGATCCGCGACCACGGGTTGCCGATGAAGGTGGTCGCCGTCGATCACGTGTTGGAGCCGGGCACGCTCAGCAGCGCCCGCGCCACCATCTACTTCACCGCCCCGCACCGGGTGGACTTCCGGTCGTTGGTGCGTGACCTCGGTGCCACCCTGCACTGCCGGGTGGAGCTGCGGCAGCTCTCCGCTCGGGATTCGGCCCGGGTGCAGGGCGGGATCGGCTCCTGCGGGCGCGATCTGTGCTGCGCCACCTTCCTCACCGACTTCGAGCCGGTGACGATCCGGATGGCCAAAGACCAGGATCTGCCGCTGAACCCGCTGCGGATCTCCGGTGCCTGCGGGCGGCTGATGTGCTGCCTGAAATACGAACATCCGCTGTACGCGGACAGCGCCAACTACCCCACGTCCGGTCAGCGGGTCGAGACCGACCAGGGGACGGCGAAGGTGGTGTCCCGGCATCCACCGAGCGAGACGGTCACCGTACGGCAGATTTCCGACGGGTCGGTCAAACGGTGCGCCCTGTCCGAGGTCTGCGGCCCCCGCCAGGCGTACGAGAAGCGCGAAGCGTAGGCCCTGCATAGCCCTGGGTAGGCCTCGGGGTGAGCGTGACCGCCCGGATCTCCCATCCATCCCCCGGATGCGACGGGGGTGCGGTCTTGCTCTGACCGCGTACCTCGCTGTTCAGGTGTTTCCTCCCGGGGGGCAACGGGAAGGCCCGGAAGGTGCCGGCACCGTGAGCAGCGAGTGCGGGGAGCGGTGAGGCGTGACGCACGCTCACCCCGAGGTGTTACTGCCCCGGAACGCGAGCCGAATCGGGTTCAGGCTCACGCCCCGGGGGCTCAATGGGTTTGGTGACTGCGCCGTTCCTGGCGAGCGCGTCCCGGTAGGCGCGGACGCTGACGATTGCGCCGTCGCGGTCAGGGTCCTCGCTGTTGATCTCCCGGCCGTAGAGCGTCACCCAGGACCGCCAGTCCGGGGACGGCCAGACCTCCTCGACCCGCAGGCGGATCGGGCGTCGACCGTCCAGGTGGTCGCATTGGCGCAGCGCCACCAGATCTCCCGGGCAGACCACCACCGGGGGTGTGGGCTCAGGCATCGTCGAGTGCTCCGTACGACTCGGCGGATTCGGTCGTGCGGTGCGGGAGGTGGGTCCGGGCCGTCGCGTTGGCGTCCCGGATCGCTCGGGCCAGGTCCGGGGAGTACGCCGGGGGTGCGCCGGTCGGGGCTGCGGCGACCGCTCGGGCCCCGGTAAGCCGAAAGCGCGAATCCTTATCGATGTCCGTCTCTCCGGGAATCCGTTTCGGCAGCGGCGGCCGGCCCGGGGTCGGGTCCGAGGTCGGGTCTCCGGCGGAGCCCGCCGGACTCGTGCAGAAAGATCGATAGCGAGCAAGGCGGGGTTCTCCGCCGATTCCGTCGTTTCTGAGCACTGATCCCCCTCGGGTGAAGTTGATCGAGGTCTTTGTCTACTTCCACCCTGGACTCTCAAGCCATTTCCCAGCAAGATAGAACCAGCCATCCACCGGCGATGGTGCAATCTCGACCGACCATTCGGGGTGATAATCGTGAATGATCCAACGTCTCTGCCGTCCCGCCTGCGTGAGCTGCGCACCGGGCGCAAGATGGCTCAGGACAGGCTCGCGGCGGCGATCGGTGTCTCGAAGTCCTTGGTCCAGTCCTTCGAGTCGGGGAAGCTCATTCCGCAGGAAGGCACCGCCGAGCGGCTGGACGGATTCTTCGGGACCGGGGATGAGATCCAACGTGCGGCCAAGATCGAGCGGGAGGACCGGCAGCCGTGGCTCCGCTCGTGGTTCGAGCAGGAGCGTCGGGCGGCCCTCCTACGCAGCTGGGCACCGATGCTGGTGCCGGGGCTGTTGCAGTGCGAGGCGTACATGCGCGAGGTCTTCGCCGCCGTGCCGTCGAACGCCGGGAAGGTCGATGCGCTGGTCGCCAAGCGGCGGGAACGTCAGGCGGCCACGATCGACCGGAAGGACCCGGTGGGGCTGTCCGCGATCATCAGCGAGGTGGTGCTGCGGCGTGGGCCGAGCGAGGTGCTGAAAGACCAGCTCGGGCATCTGGTGGACGTCGGCCACCGGCCGCATGTGCGCGTCCGGGTGATCCCGGCCGAGTCGGAGAGCATCCACGTCGGGCTCGCTGGTGCCTTCATCATCGCCGGCATGCCGGACGGTCGCCGGGCCGCCTACATGGACGACCAGCTGACCGGCCACGTGGCGAACGCCCCTGGTGATCTGGCACACCTGGAACTAGCCTGGGAGGAGATTGACGCGCTGGCCCTGCCCGTGGTCCAGTCCCGAGACCTGATCCTGAGGACGCTGCATGAACACAAATGAGCCACGCTGGCGGAAGAGCACCCGAAGCACCGGCACCGGCGAATGTGTCGAGGTCGCCGACAACCTTCCCGGCCGGATCCTGGTCCGGGACACCAAGGACCGCGACGGCGGGACCCTGACGTTCACCCCGGCTGGTTGGCGCGGCTTCGTCGAGCTGGCGAAGCAGCACGGCTGACCCGACCAGACAACCCGAAGCAGGGCCCCCGGCGCGCCGCCAGGGGCCCTCTTCGCTGTCTGCTGTCCAGCTCCCCCCCGGCAGATCAGCGGCGAAGAGTTCGTTGACATTGACGTTGAAGCGCTGGCCAGCAACAGATACCCGGCGGTCAATTGGGTGGCGACCCAGCCCGGCGACCGGGCATGGTGACCTGGGCCACCTGGAACTAGTCTGGGAGGAGATAGACGCACTGGCCCTGCCCGTGGTCCAGACCCGAGACGTGATGCTGAGGATGCTCGATGACTACAGATGAGCCCTGTTGGCGCAAGTCGACCCGCAGCAATGGCACCGGTGACTGCGTCGAGGTCGCCGACAACCTTCCCAGCCGGATCCTGGTCCGGGACACCAAGGACCGCGACGGCGGCACCCTGACGTTCACCCCGGCCGGCTGGCGCGGGTTCGTCGAGCTGGCGAAGCAGCACGGCTGATCGGACCAGACCCACGAAGCAGGGCCCCCGGCGCGCCGCCAGGGGCCCACTTCGTGCCTACTGTCCGCCGCCCAGCTCGCCCGCCCGGCAGATCAGCGGCGACAAATTGGTTGACGTTGACGTTCAAGCTCTGCAACGGACTCGTCACACCGTTGACGTCGGCTCGAATGCCGGTCCGTTGTCGCTCACACGACCGGCCGCCATCATGATCCAATGCCGTTCAGATAGGGCACGTGTCGGGGTCGGCGTGGTGAGCTGACGTCGATTGTGGAGGCCGGTACGGTGGCTGGCCGTGACGTCATCGGTGGAGGAACGGCCGCAGGGTCGGTTGACCGACCATATCGGGTTGGGTGTGGTGTCGGCCCGGTTCGGCCGTGACCTG
This window harbors:
- the tmk gene encoding dTMP kinase — protein: MLGVASFSDWLGLLATSIFAAAQVSGSAAQGAAFGGVIAVRLLPALVLGPVAGVLADRFDRRYTMVICDLLRFVLFASIPLLPMFGVSGALTVAWAAIAIFLIETITLIWIPAKEAAVPNLIPKARLEIANQLTLIATYGITPVLAAISLAVLDGAVRAAAGTEPPSWAEPAQIALFFNAASRLATAIVVFYGIREISGRAGAAAAAGQSLTRQFVDGWKFIGQTPLVRGLVLGIFGAFAGGGIVIGTAKFFTASLSAGDAAFYLLFAALFVGLGTGIGLGPAVVRDLSRRRWFGLSIMLASGSVLILALSIHLSMAILGAVLVGAAAGMAFLAGITLLGGEIADEVRGRVFAVVQTGTRVVLMLAISLSSVLVGVGGSRQLQVANLGVSFSSTRLLLLLAGAFGIFAGISAFRQMDDKPGVPILADLWGSIRGRPLAAAEPFTASGVFVVFEGGEGAGKSTQVSALAQTLRGRGREVVVTREPGATGLGEKIRRLVLEGGPDAPSPRAEALLYAADRAHHVTTVVRPALARGAVVISDRYVDSSLAYQGAGRTLPVDEVSWLSSWATGGLKPDLVVLLDIEPQAGLGRAERRGGGTDRLESESLAFHERVRYAFLDLAAADPKRYLVLDAGRAVEELQTEVFTRVEVLTGRAAPVEPGAEALADAEAGQRT
- a CDS encoding DNA polymerase III subunit delta', which codes for MLHADVFTELVGQDEAVQTLRRAAAAAAALLAADAAARDPRVTVADPDLELGLDPDPDDPPPSAAAMTHAWIFTGPPGSGRSVAARALAAALQCVHGRGCGQCAGCHTTSAGTNADVRFVVPDGLSIGVGEMRALVLRAASTPSGGRWQVLVIEDADRLTEAAGNALLKAIEEPPPRTVFLLCTPSTHPDDISVTIRSRCRVVALRQPPAEAVASVLSGRDGVPAEMAAWAAAAAQGHVGRARRLARDPQARERRDAVLAVPRRLTGVGACFDAASALIEAAEAEAAAAVADIDATERAALQTALGAGGTGRGAAGAARGSAGQLKELERRQKSRATRAQRDALDRALVDLAGFYRDVLVVTLRAPVAPVHTDIAPLAEAAAGKWTAEATLRRLEAILTCREAIATNVKPKIAVEAMMLSLWRG
- a CDS encoding YbaB/EbfC family nucleoid-associated protein, encoding MAREIDEAWIEDAIERYRHIEARQVEFDKAVHTVEVTVRSPDGTVEMVVDASGAVVDVRILGPLHARSNADLAGAVRSTVAAAADAARWAREKLWAESFGADPASTFGTHPTSRRA
- a CDS encoding PSP1 domain-containing protein — translated: MGMLCAVSFNRYGRLFYLDPGDLRPAVGDKVLVPTEDGTEVAECVWAPQWVDEETDGFPRVAGLATDQDLHRDEVQRKRKAEAKVAAKRLIRDHGLPMKVVAVDHVLEPGTLSSARATIYFTAPHRVDFRSLVRDLGATLHCRVELRQLSARDSARVQGGIGSCGRDLCCATFLTDFEPVTIRMAKDQDLPLNPLRISGACGRLMCCLKYEHPLYADSANYPTSGQRVETDQGTAKVVSRHPPSETVTVRQISDGSVKRCALSEVCGPRQAYEKREA
- a CDS encoding helix-turn-helix domain-containing protein; translated protein: MNDPTSLPSRLRELRTGRKMAQDRLAAAIGVSKSLVQSFESGKLIPQEGTAERLDGFFGTGDEIQRAAKIEREDRQPWLRSWFEQERRAALLRSWAPMLVPGLLQCEAYMREVFAAVPSNAGKVDALVAKRRERQAATIDRKDPVGLSAIISEVVLRRGPSEVLKDQLGHLVDVGHRPHVRVRVIPAESESIHVGLAGAFIIAGMPDGRRAAYMDDQLTGHVANAPGDLAHLELAWEEIDALALPVVQSRDLILRTLHEHK
- a CDS encoding DUF397 domain-containing protein, translating into MNTNEPRWRKSTRSTGTGECVEVADNLPGRILVRDTKDRDGGTLTFTPAGWRGFVELAKQHG
- a CDS encoding DUF397 domain-containing protein, with the protein product MTTDEPCWRKSTRSNGTGDCVEVADNLPSRILVRDTKDRDGGTLTFTPAGWRGFVELAKQHG